The Desmodus rotundus isolate HL8 chromosome 13, HLdesRot8A.1, whole genome shotgun sequence genome has a window encoding:
- the THSD1 gene encoding thrombospondin type-1 domain-containing protein 1 isoform X1, with translation MKQMLKDFSNLLLVVLCDYVLGEAEYLLLGEPGHVALSNTSVSLDFQYRDGANGTLRNVSVLVLEASTNQTVTTKHLLTNQSQGTLEFECFYFKEAGDYWFTMMQGGAESSAPAPGWEKGAFLKVEWPVFHVDLNRTSKAAEGTFQVGLFTDQPLCLFPGDKPDLLVDVIFTNSLPEARTSQGQPLEIRASKRTELAQGQWVEFGCAPVGPEAYVTVVLKLLGRDSVITSIGPIDLAQKFGYKLVTVPELTCASGVEVLVLPPPCIYVQGVISVFKEAPRRPGEGTTRLAANNLSLGQRKTVFNCTLFDMGRNKYCFDFGISSKSPFSTKEKECVLIQRNIETWGLWQPWSRCSATCGDGVRERHRLCLTSFPSQPGCPGISSETSRCSLEECAALHASSPPPLPPQGPEKSNNIVTVTGISLCLFIIVATVLITVWRKFGRAPKCSTPARLSSAHSPGFRKNSDEETICELGEPRGSFSDAGDGPAGDPGIPLTYRPSAPAAPDDEASGSESFQSSAQKIIPPLFSYRLAQQQLKEMKQKGLTETTKVYHVSQSPLTDTALQAAAPPADLPVDVESPEEAAAPKFRLKSPFADPPAAGAAERPASRLQGPGAPAACAVSPSQTLIRKAQARPAGGRAGPADRSQPRSSHFRRTASFHEAKQARPFRERSLSSLPPRQVPARAARTRPWEPAEDRARPPSRGAAAGPGTLERGPASPLPKSYPVAQPARRPEPGVRQAGSAAGGDRAEPPRARRGPSPSHRSGARKQPSPTAPKESYPRAGPLSPSQCRKDRCQSFPAHPEFAFYDNTSFGLTEAEQRLLDLPGYFGSNEEDETTSTLSVEKLVI, from the exons TTCTCGGAGAAGCGGAGTATCTCCTCTTGGGGGAGCCCGGGCACGTGGCGCTGAGCAACACCAGCGTGTCCCTGGACTTCCAGTACCGCGACGGCGCTAACGGGACCCTGAGGAACGTGTCCGTGCTGGTGCTGGAGGCCAGCACCAACCAGACTGTGACCACCAAACACCTCCTGACCAACCAGTCCCAGGGGACGCTTGAGTTTGAATGCTTCTACTTCAAGGAGGCCGGTGACTACTGGTTCACCATgatgcagggaggggcagagagcagtGCACCAGCCCCCGGCTGGGAGAAAGGGGCCTTTCTGAAGGTGGAGTGGCCGGTCTTTCACGTGGATCTGAATAGGACATCCAAGGCAGCAGAAGGCACCTTCCAGGTGGGCCTCTTCACCGATCAGCCACTCTGCCTGTTCCCTGGGGACAAGCCTGACCTCTTGGTGGATGTCATCTTCACCAACAGTCTTCCCGAGGCTAGAACGAGTCAGGGGCAGCCCCTGGAGATAAGAGCCAGCAAGAGGACAGAACTCGCTCAAGGGCAGTGGGTTGAGTTTGGCTGTGCACCTGTGGGGCCAGAAGCCTACGTGACCGTAGTGCTGAAGTTGCTTGGCCGGGACTCAGTCATTACCTCCATCGGACCCATTGACCTGGCCCAGAAATTTGGATACAAATTGGTGACGGTGCCGGAACTCACATGTGCGTCGGGGGTGGAGGTGTTGGTGCTGCCCCCGCCCTGCATCTATGTCCAAGGAGTGATTTCGGTCTTCAAGGAGGCCCCCAGACGTCCAGGGGAAGGGACCACGAGGCTGGCTGCAAACAACCTGAGCCTGGGACAGAGGAAGACAGTGTTCAACTGCACTTTGTTCGACATGGGGAGGAATAAATACTGCTTCGACTTTGGCATTTCAAGCAAAAGCCCATTTTCCACAAAGGAGAAGGAGTGCGTGCTAATTCAGAGAAACATAG AAACCTGGGGACTGTGGCAGCCGTGGAGCAGGTGTAGTGCCACCTGTGGGGACGGTGTCCGTGAGCGTCACCGCCTGTGCctgacttccttcccttcccagcctggctgccctGGAATATCCTCGGAGACCTCCCGGTGCTCCCTGGAGGAGTGTGCGG CGCTCCACGCCTCCAGTCCTCCTCCTCTGCCGCCCCAGGGCCCCGAGAAGTCCAACAACATCGTGACGGTCACCGGGATATCGCTGTGCCTGTTCATCATCGTGGCCACCGTGCTCATCACTGTGTGGAGGAAGTTCGGCCGCGCCCCGAAGTGCAGCACCCCCGCCCGGCTCAGCTCCGCGCACTCGCCCGGCTTTCGGAAGAACTCGGACGAGGAGACCATCTGCGAGCTGGGCGAGCCGCGCGGGAGCTTCTCGGACGCGGGGGACGGGCCCGCGGGGGACCCGGGCATCCCCCTGACCTACAGGCCGAGCGCGCCGGCCGCGCCCGACGACGAGGCCTCGGGCAGCGAGAGCTTCCAGTCCAGCGCGCAGAAGATCATCCCGCCTCTGTTCAGCTACCGGCTGGCCCAGCAGCAGCTGAAGGAGATGAAGCAGAAGGGCCTGACCGAGACCACCAAGGTCTACCACGTGTCGCAGAGCCCGCTGACCGACACGGCCCTGCAGGCGGCCGCCCCGCCCGCGGACCTGCCCGTGGACGTGGAGAGCCCAGAGGAGGCCGCGGCGCCCAAGTTCCGGCTCAAGTCCCCGTTCGCGGATCCGCCGGCGGCCGGCGCGGCGGAGAGGCCCGCGTCCCGGCTGCAGGGCCCCGGAGCCCCGGCCGCCTGTGCGGTCAGCCCGAGCCAGACCCTGATCCGCAAGGCCCAGGCGCGGCCCGCGGGCGGCCGGGCGGGCCCGGCGGACAGGAGCCAGCCCCGCAGCTCGCATTTCCGCCGGACCGCCAGTTTCCACGAGGCCAAGCAGGCGCGGCCGTTCCGGGAGAGGAGCCTGAGCTCCCTGCCCCCGCGGCAGGTGCCGGCCCGCGCGGCGCGGACGCGGCCCTGGGAGCCGGCGGAGGACCGAGCGCGGCCGCCGAGTCGGGGCGCCGCCGCGGGTCCCGGGACGCTGGAGCGCGGCCCAGCGAGCCCCCTCCCCAAATCCTACCCCGTGGCGCAGCCCGCGAGGAGGCCGGAGCCCGGCGTCCGCCAGGCGGGATCTGCGGCCGGAGGCGACAGAGCGGAGCCTCCCAGGGCTCGGAGGGGCCCGTCCCCCAGCCACAGGAGCGGCGCGAGGAAGCAGCCCTCGCCCACCGCCCCCAAAGAGAGCTACCCCAGGGCCGGCCCCCTGAGCCCTTCGCAGTGTAGGAAGGACAGGTGTCAGAGCTTCCCGGCGCACCCCGAGTTCGCCTTCTACGACAACACCTCGTTCGGCCTCACCGAGGCCGAGCAGAGGCTGCTGGACCTCCCGGGGTATTTTGGCTCAAACGAAGAGGACGAGACCACCAGCACGCTCAGTGTGGAGAAGCTGGTCATCTAG
- the THSD1 gene encoding thrombospondin type-1 domain-containing protein 1 isoform X2 has translation MKQMLKDFSNLLLVVLCDYVLGEAEYLLLGEPGHVALSNTSVSLDFQYRDGANGTLRNVSVLVLEASTNQTVTTKHLLTNQSQGTLEFECFYFKEAGDYWFTMMQGGAESSAPAPGWEKGAFLKVEWPVFHVDLNRTSKAAEGTFQVGLFTDQPLCLFPGDKPDLLVDVIFTNSLPEARTSQGQPLEIRASKRTELAQGQWVEFGCAPVGPEAYVTVVLKLLGRDSVITSIGPIDLAQKFGYKLVTVPELTCASGVEVLVLPPPCIYVQGVISVFKEAPRRPGEGTTRLAANNLSLGQRKTVFNCTLFDMGRNKYCFDFGISSKSPFSTKEKECVLIQRNIALHASSPPPLPPQGPEKSNNIVTVTGISLCLFIIVATVLITVWRKFGRAPKCSTPARLSSAHSPGFRKNSDEETICELGEPRGSFSDAGDGPAGDPGIPLTYRPSAPAAPDDEASGSESFQSSAQKIIPPLFSYRLAQQQLKEMKQKGLTETTKVYHVSQSPLTDTALQAAAPPADLPVDVESPEEAAAPKFRLKSPFADPPAAGAAERPASRLQGPGAPAACAVSPSQTLIRKAQARPAGGRAGPADRSQPRSSHFRRTASFHEAKQARPFRERSLSSLPPRQVPARAARTRPWEPAEDRARPPSRGAAAGPGTLERGPASPLPKSYPVAQPARRPEPGVRQAGSAAGGDRAEPPRARRGPSPSHRSGARKQPSPTAPKESYPRAGPLSPSQCRKDRCQSFPAHPEFAFYDNTSFGLTEAEQRLLDLPGYFGSNEEDETTSTLSVEKLVI, from the exons TTCTCGGAGAAGCGGAGTATCTCCTCTTGGGGGAGCCCGGGCACGTGGCGCTGAGCAACACCAGCGTGTCCCTGGACTTCCAGTACCGCGACGGCGCTAACGGGACCCTGAGGAACGTGTCCGTGCTGGTGCTGGAGGCCAGCACCAACCAGACTGTGACCACCAAACACCTCCTGACCAACCAGTCCCAGGGGACGCTTGAGTTTGAATGCTTCTACTTCAAGGAGGCCGGTGACTACTGGTTCACCATgatgcagggaggggcagagagcagtGCACCAGCCCCCGGCTGGGAGAAAGGGGCCTTTCTGAAGGTGGAGTGGCCGGTCTTTCACGTGGATCTGAATAGGACATCCAAGGCAGCAGAAGGCACCTTCCAGGTGGGCCTCTTCACCGATCAGCCACTCTGCCTGTTCCCTGGGGACAAGCCTGACCTCTTGGTGGATGTCATCTTCACCAACAGTCTTCCCGAGGCTAGAACGAGTCAGGGGCAGCCCCTGGAGATAAGAGCCAGCAAGAGGACAGAACTCGCTCAAGGGCAGTGGGTTGAGTTTGGCTGTGCACCTGTGGGGCCAGAAGCCTACGTGACCGTAGTGCTGAAGTTGCTTGGCCGGGACTCAGTCATTACCTCCATCGGACCCATTGACCTGGCCCAGAAATTTGGATACAAATTGGTGACGGTGCCGGAACTCACATGTGCGTCGGGGGTGGAGGTGTTGGTGCTGCCCCCGCCCTGCATCTATGTCCAAGGAGTGATTTCGGTCTTCAAGGAGGCCCCCAGACGTCCAGGGGAAGGGACCACGAGGCTGGCTGCAAACAACCTGAGCCTGGGACAGAGGAAGACAGTGTTCAACTGCACTTTGTTCGACATGGGGAGGAATAAATACTGCTTCGACTTTGGCATTTCAAGCAAAAGCCCATTTTCCACAAAGGAGAAGGAGTGCGTGCTAATTCAGAGAAACATAG CGCTCCACGCCTCCAGTCCTCCTCCTCTGCCGCCCCAGGGCCCCGAGAAGTCCAACAACATCGTGACGGTCACCGGGATATCGCTGTGCCTGTTCATCATCGTGGCCACCGTGCTCATCACTGTGTGGAGGAAGTTCGGCCGCGCCCCGAAGTGCAGCACCCCCGCCCGGCTCAGCTCCGCGCACTCGCCCGGCTTTCGGAAGAACTCGGACGAGGAGACCATCTGCGAGCTGGGCGAGCCGCGCGGGAGCTTCTCGGACGCGGGGGACGGGCCCGCGGGGGACCCGGGCATCCCCCTGACCTACAGGCCGAGCGCGCCGGCCGCGCCCGACGACGAGGCCTCGGGCAGCGAGAGCTTCCAGTCCAGCGCGCAGAAGATCATCCCGCCTCTGTTCAGCTACCGGCTGGCCCAGCAGCAGCTGAAGGAGATGAAGCAGAAGGGCCTGACCGAGACCACCAAGGTCTACCACGTGTCGCAGAGCCCGCTGACCGACACGGCCCTGCAGGCGGCCGCCCCGCCCGCGGACCTGCCCGTGGACGTGGAGAGCCCAGAGGAGGCCGCGGCGCCCAAGTTCCGGCTCAAGTCCCCGTTCGCGGATCCGCCGGCGGCCGGCGCGGCGGAGAGGCCCGCGTCCCGGCTGCAGGGCCCCGGAGCCCCGGCCGCCTGTGCGGTCAGCCCGAGCCAGACCCTGATCCGCAAGGCCCAGGCGCGGCCCGCGGGCGGCCGGGCGGGCCCGGCGGACAGGAGCCAGCCCCGCAGCTCGCATTTCCGCCGGACCGCCAGTTTCCACGAGGCCAAGCAGGCGCGGCCGTTCCGGGAGAGGAGCCTGAGCTCCCTGCCCCCGCGGCAGGTGCCGGCCCGCGCGGCGCGGACGCGGCCCTGGGAGCCGGCGGAGGACCGAGCGCGGCCGCCGAGTCGGGGCGCCGCCGCGGGTCCCGGGACGCTGGAGCGCGGCCCAGCGAGCCCCCTCCCCAAATCCTACCCCGTGGCGCAGCCCGCGAGGAGGCCGGAGCCCGGCGTCCGCCAGGCGGGATCTGCGGCCGGAGGCGACAGAGCGGAGCCTCCCAGGGCTCGGAGGGGCCCGTCCCCCAGCCACAGGAGCGGCGCGAGGAAGCAGCCCTCGCCCACCGCCCCCAAAGAGAGCTACCCCAGGGCCGGCCCCCTGAGCCCTTCGCAGTGTAGGAAGGACAGGTGTCAGAGCTTCCCGGCGCACCCCGAGTTCGCCTTCTACGACAACACCTCGTTCGGCCTCACCGAGGCCGAGCAGAGGCTGCTGGACCTCCCGGGGTATTTTGGCTCAAACGAAGAGGACGAGACCACCAGCACGCTCAGTGTGGAGAAGCTGGTCATCTAG